The genomic region gaTTGGTTGGACTGCCTCCCTTTGAAGCCCTTCCCTATTGCCTCATGGCTATTGGTTCTCAGGTTCTTCTGCCTGAGCACACATTTCCTACTATGGAAAGATTCCTGTTCTGTAGGCAGTAGGAATCCCTACAGGGACCCTAATCTAGACCTAAGGTAGGAGACTTTTACCCCATAGGTCCAAAGTCCTGGCAAGAAACTGTGCCCTAAGGAGATGAGACCGTATTCCCTGATAGGGATGGTCCAGGTGGGAAGCTCCCGAATTCCTGACAGCACTTCCTCTCTGTAGCCTCCTGAACCTCAGATCATTGTTGGCATCTGTGCCATGACCAAGAAATCCAAGTCCAAGCCAATGACCCAAATCCTAGAGCGACTCTGCAGATTTGACTACCTGACTGTTATTATCCTGGGAGAAGATGTGATCCTCAATGAACCTGTAGAAAACTGGCCATCCTGCCACTGCCTCATTTCTTTCCACTCCAAAGGTCAGGGTCTGTAAAGGAAAATGAGAAGGAATGATGTtcagaatgttggactgggagaTGAGGTTCTTACTGTCAGATAGTAAAGAGGCCTTTAGTTCTCCTGGACATACTAGAGAGCCGTGCAAAAGCATTTGCTTTCCCTACATTTTGGGGGAGTTGCTGCAGGTAGTGAAAAGCTCATATTTGAACCTCAGGGCAGCTCTACAATTCTTAAGATCTCTAACATAACTGGATCTCTGGAagtactataaaaataatttcttttttactttttcctgatGGAAATTCTGGATTTGGAAAGTTAGGCAGAATAAGGGATGGGGTAGGTGGATAGAGGAGCTCAATGGCAACAAATAGCTTTAATATGTCTATATCTCTTGCCTTTTTCTCACTTTGTCTCTCACTTTCTTCCTTTGGTCTCTGTTGTCTTTCTCCATCCTAGGCTTTCCTCTGGACAAAGCTGTTGCGTACTCCAAGCTTCGAAATCCCTTTCTTATCAATGACCTGGCTATGCAGTATTACATCCAGGATAGGTATAGCACTGTGATCATGCCTGTTTGGAGAACCCACTCTGGGAGGGGCAGAGTCAAACATGCTTAATTTTTGTACCATATCCTCTTGAATTCTGCACCCTAGTACCTCCCAATTATTGAGCAAATGAAATCCCTAGCCCCTCCACATAGTCACCATCCCCACCTCTCCCAGCTAATTTATTCTGTGGATGACAGGAGGGAGGTGTACCGAATTCTGCAGGAGGAAGGTATTGATCTGCCTCGATATGCGGTGCTCAACCGTGACCCTGCCCAGCCTGAGGGTGAGTACCTGGTGTTGTCCAATCCTGACCTGCCTTTCTTTCTATGACTTAGCCCAATTCTCCATTCTCTAGACATCTATGTATCACCTATGTAAGTGAGGCTTTGGTTATTAGGTTATGGGTAGAGTTAGAGCCATGGGTCTTTGGACTCAGCCTTGGATATCTTATACAGATATATACCATATAGAAATTACCATATTTATTACTAAGATATGGTCATAGAAATTTGAGAGTTATGGAGATTAAAACTTGGAGAAAGAGAGTTGGATATATTCTACAATCCTAGGTCCTAGGAGTGACTACATATCTATCTTTCAGAGTGCAACCTGATAGAAGGTGAAGATCACGTAGAGGTAAACGGAGCTGTCTTTCCCAAGCCCTTTGTGGAGAAGCCAGTGAGTGCAGAGGACCACAATGTTTACATCTACTACCCCAGCTCAGCTGGAGGAGGAAGCCAGCGCCTCTTTCGTAAGGTATGGGGGAATCTGAGAGGTAAAAGGACAAGAATGAGGCTGTGGACAGGGAAGCTGGAGGATTTGGGAATAAAATAGAggcaacattctttttttattccttttccttcCAAAGATTGGCAGCCGAAGCAGCGTTTACTCTCCTGAGAGCAGCGTCCGAAAGACAGGGTCATACATCTATGAGGAGTTTATGCCCACAGATGGCACAGATGTCAAGGTTATGGTGGATACAGGGATTTAAGAGGTTATAAATGTCTGGGTGGGATGGGATGCTTGGGGAGCAAGTGGAAGCATGGGGAGGGGGTCATAGAAAATAAAGTGTGAATGTGAATGGCTTTCATATTCAggtacaaatatactgctcacaaaaattaggggatatttcaaaatgaatatgaagcaataaaatatcccctaatttttgtgagcagtaatagCAAGTAAGGGAAGTAGATATTTTACATTATCACTGTCAGAGCCAGGGCAAGGGTGACATGGAACATGATTTAATGTTGGTAAGTTATTTCTTAATAAGGACTAGATGATAGTGCTGGAGTCCCTAGGAGAAACCTtcataattatatttcaataggGCTCAGTGAGAAAAATGTGTCTCCTGTTCTTAATACTcaggttatttttttgttttgtttttgttttttcactctgAAACTAGTCTACAGACCTAGTGCTCATATTGTCTTCTTATATGCAGGGTGAGCTGTGGGCATACTCAGTGATGCTATGTACCTGCAGGTATATACAGTGGGGCCAGATTATGCTCATGCTGAAGCCAGAAAATCTCCAGCTTTGGATGGGAAGGTTGAACGAGACAGTGAAGGGAAAGAGATTCGATATCCAGTGATGCTGACGGCCATGGAAAAGCTGGTGGCCAGGAAAGTCTGCGTAGCATTTAAGGTAGAGGAAGGCCCATAGGGGTGAGGGGCTCTGTGTAATGAGGGAGACAGGAGCAGAGGTCTCAGAAGAAAGAATGACTCTCTTGTTCTCATATTGCTTCTTTGCCTTGCAGCAAACAGTTTGTGGTTTTGACCTTCTTCGTGCCAATGGTCATTCCTTTGTATGTGACGTCAATGGCTTCAGTTTTGTCAAGAATTCGATGAAATACTATGATGACTGTGCCAAGATTCTGGGGTAAGAGACACAGTGGTTTGGGCTGGGGAGAATGGACTTAGAGAAGAGAGTTAGAAAGcttttactttaatttaaatgatttagaagtgaaaaagaaaaatagagaaagggtTCCTCAGCCCTCTTGTCTTCCCAGCACTACCCAGAGGTAATTACTGTTGACAGTCTTAAATGTAACAGCATGTCTTTTTCTGCCATGTATAAacaaactaaatttattttattaaatgtaatcaTACTATAATACTGTTTAAAAAcaacttaactttaaaaaaaattcatcacgtagtattttaaaacatttaaaaatgtataagaaatgatgaatatGGTGAGTATCCATGTATTCACCATTgagcttaagaaataaaatattaagaatgtagctgagcctgaccagtggcgcagtggatagagcctcggactgggatgtagaggacccaggttcgagaccccgaggtcaccagcttgagcgtgggctcatctggtttgagcagaactcaccagcttggacccaaggtcactggctccagcaagggcttactcagtctgctgaaggcccacggtcaaggcacatatgagaaagcaatcaatgaacaactaaggtgtcgcaacgaaaaactgatgattgatgcttctcatctctctctgttcctgtctgtctgtccctatctatcccactttctgactctctctctgtctctgtattaaaaaaaaaaaaagaatgtagttgaggcccttgctggttggctaagtggacAGAGTGTTGTCCTagaatatggatgtcccaggttcaattcccagtcagggcacataagagaagcaaccatccacttctctctgcctccttctccttctctccctttttgctTCTTGCTCattggttcaattggtttgagcattgaccctgggtgctgaggatagctcagttgatttgagcattggtcccagaccaAAGGGGTTGTcacgtggatcccggtcagggtgcatgcaggaagctgtctcaccatctcccctcctctctctctcacacacaaatgtAACTGAAGCTCCTTCATACCCCTCACTAATtacatctctttccttcccacgCAGAGGTATTTGGTGTTTGTCAATCCCATACAATATTTAGTaacatttttactaaaaatttgGGGCTGTCTTTTTTTGCATGcttttatactttatattaatatattattcttCAGCGTGCTGCGTTTAGTGAGCTTTGTTCATACGTGTAGTTCTGGTTCATTCATTTTCACACAGCTCCTTCATGTTTCTCCTTCTAGGAACACCATAATGCGGGAACTTGCCCCACAGTTCCAGATTCCATGGTCTATCCCCACAGAGGCTGAGGACATTCCCATTGTCCCTACCACATCTGGCACTATGTGAGCAAAAGTAAAAAATCTGGAGTAACCTACTTAAGGCACCTACATCAGACCAGTAGTTACTTCCTGACCCTGTGTATTCTGACCAGTGGAGCCTGGGTCTCTTCTAGCTGGTTTTCTTAATCTTGCCTATATTCCTAATCTCAGAtagttttcttctgttctttgacATGTCAAGTAGGATGAAATGATGGGAGGTGGCGAGGGATGGAATGGGGAGAGGTTCTAAGAACACTCCTTATCTTAGGATGGAACTTCGTTGTGTCATCGCGATTATTCGTCATGGGGACCGTACCCCCAAGCAGAAGATGAAGATGGAAGTGACACATCCAAGGTAGAAAGAGTGATTTAGGCAAATAGATTTTGAAATGGGGAGAGGCAGTTCACAGAGGCTTTGACTTTCTCACtctatactgaaacttctttttatttcttcaggttTTTTAGTCTATTTGAAAAACATGGTGGCTACAAAACAGGGAAATTAAAACTAAAGCGACCTGAGCAGCTGCAGGTAAGATAGTGAATCTGGTTTGGCGCAGCAGTGCTATGAGAAGGACAGAGGGAATGGGACTGGGAGCCTCCATGAGAAACCAGGATGAAAGGGTAACTGGCCAGGAGTTGGCCTTCTGCatggatattttattatttcctccagGAGGTGCTGGACATCGCAAGGCTGCTATTGgcagaactagagaaagaacccGGTGGTGAGATCGAGGAGAAGACTGGGAAACTAGAGCAGCTGAAGTCTGTGCTGGAGATGTGAGAAAGGGGATAGAAAAAGGGAGCGAAAACAGTGAGAACTGGGGGCTGGGATAGAAAGTAAACTATGAGTTTATCCTGTAGGTATGGTCATTTCTCAGGCATCAACCGGAAGGTGCAATTGACGTACTACCCTCACGGAGTAAAAGCTTCTAATGAGGGGCAAGGTAAGATATAATAACCTGTTCCCATTATCATTCAGATCTCTTATTCTTGAACCTTTACATAACCTCTACCCCAGAGTACCTTCTGGGCTCCTCAAAAGACCTAACATTTAGATGTCCCCAGTATTTTCCTCAGATCTAGACCTAGTCACTGACCTTCATTCCTGCAGATCCacagcaggaggccctggcccAATCTCTTTTGCTGGTACTGAAATGGGGTGGAGAACTGACTCCTGCTGGCCGTGTTCAGGCTGAGGAGCTGGGGCGAGCTTTTCGCTGCATGTACCCTGGAGGACAGGGTGAGTGTTTGGGGAGTAAACACGTGGCAGGGCTGGGATAAACTGATTAAAGGATAAGGTGGAAAAATGAAGAGAGTGAGGCAATGGGAAAGTTCAAGTGGGAatgagcattcttttttttttttctttttctttcttttttttttacagggactgagtcagagagagggatagggacagacagacaggaatggagagagatgagaagcatcaattattagtttttcattgcgacaacttagttgttcattgattgctttctcatatgtgccttgaccacgggccttcagcagaccaagtaaccccttgctcaagccaacgaccttgggtccaagctggtgagcttttttgctcaagccagatgagcccgcgctcaagctggcgacctcagggtctcaaacctaggtcctctgcatcccagtccgacgctctatccactgcgccaccgccgggtcagACGGGAATTCTTTCTTCCATGCGGGTATTTGTGGCATGCATTCCTGGTCCTCCCCTTTGCCCCCAGGTGACTATGCTGGCTTCCCTGGCTGTGGGCTGCTTCGTCTTCATAGCACTTTCCGCCATGATCTCAAGATCTATGCCTCTGATGAAGGCCGTGTCCAGATGACTGCTGCTGCCTTTGCCAAGGTACACATTACAGTTACCCCATAGTCCCAGCTTCCtttaggaagagaaacagagagtttGGAGAACTATATAGTTGGGAAATTTTAGGGTGTTTATGTGCTAACTCAGAAAAGTTTCTTCTATGTTTGACCCCATTCTATACTACTGAGAACAAGCTGAGAATAATTAGTGAGGGTAGGCCCTTGACCTATATACCCCAGTTCTCCTAGCCAGCTCTCATTTGATCTCTCAGACCATCTAGGCTTAGGGGGATTATGCTAGACTGGAAAGAAAACTGATAGACTTTGTACTTCCCTTTCAGGGGCTTTTGGCTCTAGAAGGGGAGCTGACACCCATTTTGGTACAAATGGTGAAGAGTGCCAACATGAACGGGCTTCTGGACAGTGATAGCGATTCCTTAAGCAGCTGCCAGCACCGGGTGAAGGCTCAACTTCACCATATTTTGCAGCGGGATGCACCCTTTGGCCCTGAGGATTATGATCAGGTCAGGCTCTCAATATACCCCTGATCCCAAATTCCTAGAATTCTAAATAATAGTGATCAATAATGGTACTTatcatgtgccaggtactgttttaTGTGCTTTCTATACAtcgtctcatttaatccttacccTTTGAGATAGGTATGGGTCCACACTCTCTTGTCCACAATTTCAAAAATCAAAAGGAGTTTTATACATTTGGTACCAAGATTCATTTGGCAGCAAAATCTGATATGATAAATATTTCTAATCCCTATTTATTCCATTTAGTATAGTCATACATTTTGCtgcataaataaaaatgtgtttgattATGTACTAGGCCCTGCTGGaggtattatataaaatatagcatACGGCGAATATTAACTTCCTAAAGTTTGAAAAAATTCTCAATTCCAGACATATTGGTCCCaaggattttgaatgagagaatgttttaattattatttaaaaatttttttacttactgattttagcaagagaggatgagagggagagagagatagacaggaacaatgATTTGTtcatgtatgtgctctgactgggtattgaaccaaCAATCTCTATgcttagggatgatgctctaaccaaccaagctatccggccagggcagaatattttaattattcctCACAAGAAACTATCCCAAAACTCATTAACTTAAAAACAACCACTATTTTATTGTCTTACACTTCTAAGCTCAACTACTCTTGCTTGAGATCTCTCCTAAAACTGCCTAGATGTTATCCAGATGTTGGAGCTGGAACCATCTGGAGGCTTGACTAGGATGCTGAGATGGCtgggctctctctcttttcattctcttcctgTGGTCCCTGGGCCTCTTCTCCCCACATATTTTTTCCACATGGTTTCTCTAGCATGGTAGCCAGACTTTTAAATGGTAACTTAAAATAGTAACTTcaaagttgttgttgtttttttgagagagagagaaagacaggaagggagaaagatgagaaacatcatctcatagttgtggcactttagttgttcattgattgcttctcatttgtgccttgattggggactctagccaagccagtgaccctttgctcaagccagcaaccttgggctcaagaccttgggcttcaagccagtgacctttgctcttgagctagtgaccatgggatcatcttgatgatcccatgctcaagctggcaaccctctgttcaagctggatgagcctgtgctcaagccagtgactcggggtttcaaacctgggacctcagcatcccaggtagatactctattcattgcgccaccaccagtctggCAGAAGCTTCCAAGCTTTTTGAAAGTGTAGGCCCAGAATTAGCCCAATatgactttgttatttttttattaagtagttACAAAGCCAGCTTAGATCCAAGGGAAGGGGAAGATGACAAAATATTAATGGCCATCTTTAGTCCATTATAAGAACTGTGGACCTGTACTACTTTTacactattttacagatgaggaaacaggctcataAGAATTTAAgcaaccggccctggccggttggctcagcggtagagcgtcggcctggcgtgcgggggacctgggttcgattcccggccagggcacataggagaagtgcccattcgcttctccaccccccctccttcctctctgtctctctcttcccctcccgcagccaaggctccattggagcaaagatggcctgggcgctggggatggctccttggcctcagccccaggcgctagagtggctctggtctcggcagagcgacgccctggaggggcagagcatcgccccctggtgggcatagcatcgcccctggtgggcgtgccgggtggatcccggtcaggcgcatgcgggagtctgtctgactgtctctccccgtttccagcttcagaaaaatacaaaaaaaaaaaaaaaaaagaatttaagcaaCCTTTCCATGGTCACCCAGCAAGTATGAACTCAAGGAGTCTATCCCGAGAGCCCAGGCTATTAGTCACTGAAGTATACTATCTCACAGTACTAATCATGGTGCATGCCATTACGCAGTGTCATCTTTCTTCCTGTGTATCCAGGTCACTGTTGATGGGGGTCATTTGTTAAACAGTGGTTATCCACCTTTCTACCACTGACAATTCCTCATTTctaatagattattttattttatttttttaagtgagaggcggggactggccctggccggttggcttagtggtcaagtgttggcctggtatgtggatgtcccagctttgatttccggtcaaggcacacagaagaagcaaccatttgcttctccacctctccctctctctcttcccctcctgcagccatgactcaactggttcgagtgcatcagtcctgggtgctgaggatggcttcgtggagcctctgcttcaggcactagaaatagctcagttgagagcatggccccagatgggcagagcatcagccccagatggtccATGTGTTTTTTTCAGAACCACCAAGAACTtaggtctgcctgaccaggcagtggtacaatggatagagcgttggaatggGACATgttggacccaggttcaaaaccctgaggtaaaaaaaacaaacaaataaaaataaaataaaaaccctgaggtcacccacttgagcacaggctcatctggtttgagcaaggctcaccagcttgagcccaaggtcactggcttgagcaaggggtcacttggtctgctggagccccccagtcaaggcacatatgagaaagcaatcaatggtgccacaatgaaaaattgatgcttctcatctctctcccttctggtctctgtgttcctatttgtccttctctctgtctctgtcacaaaaaacaaacaaacaaaaaacccccaaccTAGGtctattttatttcctctggATTCCAAGacgtttctcttttttctttttctttttttgcaagagagagggcaacagagagggacagatatggacagacagacaaaagggggagagatgagaagcatcaatgctttggtgtagcaccttaattgtttattgattgctttcttatatgtgccttgactgggagtgggggctacagcagagtaagtgaccccttgctcaaggcagcaaccttgggctttaagctagcgacctttaggctcaagccaatgaccatggggtcatgtctgtgatcctcgctcaagccagcaaccccgcgctcaatctcgtgaacctgtgctcaaggcagatgagcccacactcaagcagacgacctcggggttttgaacctgggttctctggtcccgggccaacactctaaccactgtgccaccgcctggtcaggctggattccaagactttttttttttttgtatttttctgaagctggaaacggggagagacagtcagacagactcccgcatgcgcccgaccgggatccacccggcacgcccaccaggggcgaagctctgcccaccagggggcgattctctgcccatcctgggcgtcgctatgttgcaaccagagccactctagcgcctgaggcagaggccacagagccatccccagcacccgggccatctttgctccaatggagccttagctgcgggaggggaagagagagacagagaggaaggagagggggaggggtggagaagcagatgggcgcctctcctgtgtgccctggccgggaatcgaacccgggacttctgcacgccagggtgatgctctaccactgagccaaccggccagggcctggattccAAGACTTTTAAAATCAACCTTTCTTAGATGACTGTGCTAGAGTAGTTCCCTCATCTAAAGGCCCTAGAACAGCTGATATGCCCAGTAGTTTGAGTGCTCATTGGAGTGAACCAACAAACAGATCTTATTTGCACGCAATCTCTGAAATAAGTTCACAGGAATATGGACAATTGGCACTGAGCCTAtcttgcttttcatctctctcttccccacagcTTGCTCCCACTGGAAGTACTTCCCTACTCAACTCCATGGCTATCATCCAGAATCCTGTGAAGGTCTGTGATCAGGTATTTGCCCTGATTGAAAACCTCACTCACCAGATTCGGGAACGGATGCAAGACCCCAAGTCTGTAGGTGTGTATGAATACTATCTTCCCTTCAAGGTTTCAGGCATGGGTGGGTTCTTAGACACTCCTGTGTCCTCTCCTAAATGACAAGGCATTCTCATCTCTCTGGTTTTACTTCAGATTTATTATGGACTTTTGTTAGAGGTAAAATCTTggcttcttgccctggccggttggctcagcggtagagcgtcggcctggcgtgcaggggacccgggttcgattcccggccaaggcacataggagaagcgcccatttgcttctccacccccccccccccttcctctctgtctcttcccctcccgcagccgaggctccattggagcaaagatggcccgggcgctggggatggctccttggcctctgccccaggcgctagaatggctctggtctcggcagagcatcgccccctggtgggcagagcttcgcccctggtgggtgtgccgggtggatcccggttgggcgcatgcgggagtctgtctgactgtctctccccgtttccagcttcagaaaaatacaaaaaaaaaaaataaaaaaatcttggcTTCTCTGGTTGTCTGTCTTCCTTCCAGACCTGCAACTCTACCACAGTGAGACATTAGAGCTAATGCTACAGCGTTGGAGCAAGCTGGAGCGTGACTTTCGACAGAAGAGTGGGCGCTATGATATCAGTAAGATTCCTGACATCTATGACTGTGTCAAGTATGATGTGCAGCACAATGCAAGTCTGGGACTTCAAGGCACAGCAGAGTTGCTACGTCTCTCTAAGGCATTGGCTGATGTGGTCATTCcccaggtgtgtcttatataagGAATCTAACCTGGGGATAGGGGCATTGggtaaggaaggagagaaggggcaaAAAGGAGGGGTGGCATTGAAACCAGGGAAGGGAAACTTAGAGAAGGAATTAGTTAAGTTGCTAGGATTCTTAGAGTCTACCCTGGCTCTGAGTAAGTACAAGAGACTGGGGAGGAACCTGGAGATGGGGAGTATGGTGGATATGAAAGAGGCCCTAGACCTGAGGTAAAGACCTGATCTTGGGCTTGGGAATATGAAGCAAGAGAACAGGATTCATTGAGGTACTTATTCCTGGCCTATGGCCCTTAGGAATACGGGATCAGTCGGGAGGAGAAACTGGAAATTGCCGTGGGCTTCTGTCTTCCACTGTTGCGGAAGATACTACTTGACCTGCAGAGAACCCACGAGGATGAGTCTGTCAACAAGCTGCATCCCCTGTGAGGGAGGGCTGGGAGGGGTTTtggatggagggaggggcatgTCAGGGGAGCCCTTGGGAAAATCTAGACTGGGACAGCTAGGGGGACCTAGAATAGAAGGAAGGGGTCCTGGGATGGAAAGGAGAGGATAAGTCTTTGAGGTGGAAGGAGGGAGTTTGTAGAGGGGTGAGAAGGGATTATCTGATGGTGTGAGTGACTTAGCTATTACCTCAGGTACTCCCGAGGAGTGCTCTCCCCAGGCCGCCACGTTCGAACACGTCTCTATTTCACCAGCGAAAGCCACGTCCACTCCCTACTCAGTGTCTTCCGTTATGGGGGTCTTCTTGATGTAAGGATCTTTCTTTTGACATCAGCCTGTAAACATCTTTTCTCAGCATTCTTTTACTCTCCTACTAATGCTATTTCTGTATTGTAAGCTTTCTCTGTTCTTGTCTCCCTGCCCATTCCCTGACTCCCTTGATAAGCCATGGCTTACCTCTTCTTGTGTTCGGTAGGAGACCCAGGATGCACAATGGCAGCGAGCTTTGGCTTATCTTAGTGCCATCTCAGAGCTCAACTACATGACCCAGATTGTCATCATGCTCTATGAGGACAACACAAGGGTGAGGAGCTAGCAGGGTGGGTTAAGGAGAGggctccttctttctcttccatctccttttaggaaaaaaaacaccttttttatCCTTAGAATTTGTAGAATCCGTCTGGGTGTGGCACCTAGATACAGCATGACACAGAGCATTTAGGAGTTTGCTACTGGAAAGGAAAAAGTGTTTTGGGATCATGTTGAGCCAGAGAGATAGCATAGAACATAGCTTTAGAATGAGGGAGGGTATGGAATTTGGGACAGTGTTATAATGAACCTTTTCTCTCAATAATTGTTACACATATACCTTCTTCATCTGGCTGCACAAAGATATCTTTAAATGTCCTGATatatggtctgaccaggtggtggcgcagtggatagagcatcggactgggatgcagaggacccaggttcgagaccccgaggttgccagcttgagtgcggctcatctggcttgagcaaagctcaccagcttggacccaaggtcgctggctcgagcaaggggttactcagtctgctgaaggcctgcggtcaaggcacatatgagaaagcaatcaatgaacaactaaggtgtcgcaatgaaaaactgatgattgatgcttctcatttctctttgttcctgtctgtctgttcctatctatccctctctctgactctctctctgtctctgtaataaaaaaaataaaaaataaaaataaagtctgaggATCCTTATGAAAGTTCTGAATAAAAggtagttaaaaaaaatgttctgatatATGCACTGTAGTAGCAAAGCTGAATTATCATGGAAAATGGATAGAGAGGGCATAGAAGTGGAAGCTGGAAAGTCATGCCAAGCAGTGAATCTCAAACAGTGGAGGTAAGGAAATGAGGAACCTG from Saccopteryx leptura isolate mSacLep1 chromosome 6, mSacLep1_pri_phased_curated, whole genome shotgun sequence harbors:
- the PPIP5K1 gene encoding inositol hexakisphosphate and diphosphoinositol-pentakisphosphate kinase 1 isoform X5, giving the protein MWSLPAGESESATAHFFLGAGDEGLGTHRISMRTEESDSELLEDEEDEVPPEPQIIVGICAMTKKSKSKPMTQILERLCRFDYLTVIILGEDVILNEPVENWPSCHCLISFHSKGFPLDKAVAYSKLRNPFLINDLAMQYYIQDRREVYRILQEEGIDLPRYAVLNRDPAQPEECNLIEGEDHVEVNGAVFPKPFVEKPVSAEDHNVYIYYPSSAGGGSQRLFRKIGSRSSVYSPESSVRKTGSYIYEEFMPTDGTDVKVYTVGPDYAHAEARKSPALDGKVERDSEGKEIRYPVMLTAMEKLVARKVCVAFKQTVCGFDLLRANGHSFVCDVNGFSFVKNSMKYYDDCAKILGNTIMRELAPQFQIPWSIPTEAEDIPIVPTTSGTMMELRCVIAIIRHGDRTPKQKMKMEVTHPRFFSLFEKHGGYKTGKLKLKRPEQLQEVLDIARLLLAELEKEPGGEIEEKTGKLEQLKSVLEMYGHFSGINRKVQLTYYPHGVKASNEGQDPQQEALAQSLLLVLKWGGELTPAGRVQAEELGRAFRCMYPGGQGDYAGFPGCGLLRLHSTFRHDLKIYASDEGRVQMTAAAFAKGLLALEGELTPILVQMVKSANMNGLLDSDSDSLSSCQHRVKAQLHHILQRDAPFGPEDYDQLAPTGSTSLLNSMAIIQNPVKVCDQVFALIENLTHQIRERMQDPKSVDLQLYHSETLELMLQRWSKLERDFRQKSGRYDISKIPDIYDCVKYDVQHNASLGLQGTAELLRLSKALADVVIPQEYGISREEKLEIAVGFCLPLLRKILLDLQRTHEDESVNKLHPLYSRGVLSPGRHVRTRLYFTSESHVHSLLSVFRYGGLLDETQDAQWQRALAYLSAISELNYMTQIVIMLYEDNTRDPLSEERFHVELHFSPGVKGVEEEGNAPTGYGFRPASSENEEMKTDQGSMENLCSRKASDEPDRALQTSPQPSEGPGLPRRSPLIRNRKAGSMEVLSETSPSRPGIYRLFSASRPPTEMKQSGLGSQCTGLFSTTVLGGSSSAPNLQDYARSHGKKLPPASLKHRDEFLFVPAVKRFSVSFAKHPTNELLDDQHPVVRLLRSFSSDCPGGRPVSLDATLAHHLHQCSYHLRLFRNWLRSGQDDPECFYGFEGCSMVPTIYPLETLHNALSLRQVSEFLSSVCQRHTDAQAQVSTALFESMHSNPASNSAFSPPRTLHSPTMQLRQRSEKPPWYSSGPSSTVSSAGPSSPTAVDCDCHFGFSDQPSLCSHMTEEHQGFGLYQELRGNGAQKLPIEGEQEPFESNKSLQEPPVEASRPCQEVAEKIGQPCQQVPDISQPCQDIPEEVNQPCQEVPGDSHPCKETHDDINQTCQEVPQISQPCQKGIQLCQKVSEEAFQLCQKNLEEVSQPCQGVPVEVGMLVHRFPEGVDGLVQEVLVEVDKPAQEMPEEISHPCQEFSLVVGRLAQEAYATNLVSQDIPESDTPFQEFPEEGDLQIQEDFEEINQKSWVVPEVTDQLPGEDVPQAQYPSSDPNPQSQSLAHDQNLPLPPATCD